In Macadamia integrifolia cultivar HAES 741 chromosome 5, SCU_Mint_v3, whole genome shotgun sequence, a single window of DNA contains:
- the LOC122079384 gene encoding pentatricopeptide repeat-containing protein At2g15820, chloroplastic-like — translation MLLQSRAQELSSFALTIVTTSTFSFNPYQNATTLSAPMRIAFSSSIRAFRSLAFSPCLRNLFCDSSPRTISPFNRNRNRNRNRRLSLFQSTSASNASIQQVLREDERVRVEEIWDLDAESEKEVFDFDAGSAANDLKHLKSSSFEVKELEELPEQWRRSKLAWLCKELPSHKPATLIRLLNAQRKWMTQEDATYITVHCMRIRENEASFRVYKWMIQQHWFRFDFALATKLADFMGKERKFSKCREIFDDIINQGKVPSESTFHILTVAYLSAPVQGCLEEACGIYNRMIQFGGYQPRLSLHNSLFKALISKPGDASKYYLKQAEFIFHNLVTSGLEIHKDIYAGLIWLHSYQDTINRERIVELRKEMQQAGIKEGTDVLVSILRACSKEGDTEEAERTWLELLKSECKLPSQAFIYRMEVYSKVREPMKSLEIFRGMQEHLGSTIVMAYHKIIKVMCKANEMEVAETLMSEFQNSGLKALTPSFIDLMGMYFNLSFHDKVESTFNQCLEKCRPNRTIYNIYLDSLVKIANFDKAEETFNLMLSDGMIGVNTRSCNAILAGYLSSGEYVKAEKIYDLMCQKKYDIESQLMEKLEYILSLNRKVVKKPISQKLSKEQREILVGLLLGGLQIESDEERRNHALLFDFNENYAVHSILKRHVFDLYHEWLNFHRRPDDESDDIPNRFSTISHTYFGFYADQFWPKGRPVIPKLIHRWLSPCVLAYWYMYGGLRTSSGDILLKIKGGNQDDVERIVKTLKAKSLDSKVKRKGKVFWIGFLGSNSAWFWKLTEPYILDGLKDLLKADGHSLEAKMAEAQSISFDTESDSEERACNYNGKSDPWDS, via the exons ATGCTTCTGCAGAGTAGAGCTCAAGAGCTATCATCCTTTGCTCTCACCATTGTCACCACCTCCACCTTCTCCTTTAATCCTTACCAAAACGCTACCACTCTTTCTGCTCCCATGCGCATAGCCTTCTCCTCTTCCATTAGGGCTTTTCGCTCCCTCGCCTTCTCTCCTTGTCTCCGAAACCTCTTCTGTGATTCCTCTCCCCGAACCATCTCACCCTTCAACCGCAACCGCAACCGCAACCGCAATCGCCGCTTATCTCTCTTTCAGTCCACTTCTGCTTCGAATGCTTCGATTCAGCAGGTACTTAGAGAGGATGAGAGGGTTAGAGTGGAGGAGATTTGGGATTTGGATGCTGAGAGTGAGAAAGAGGTCTTTGATTTCGATGCTGGGTCGGCAGCAAACGATTTGAAGCATCTGAAGTCGTCTTCTTTTGAAGTGAAGGAGCTGGAGGAGCTTCCGGAGCAGTGGAGGAGATCGAAGTTGGCGTGGTTGTGTAAGGAATTGCCCTCGCATAAGCCTGCGACTCTGATTCGGTTACTTAATGCGCAGCGGAAGTGGATGACTCAGGAAGATGCTACTTATATTACTGTTCATTGTATGAGGATTCGCGAGAATGAGGCCAGTTTCAGG GTGTACAAATGGATGATCCAGCAGCAttggtttcgatttgattttgcaCTTGCTACTAAACTAGCAGATTTCATGGGCAAGGAgcgaaaattttcaaaatgtcGGGAGATATTTGATGACATAATCAATCAGGGCAAAGTGCCTAGTGAATCTACCTTTCATATTCTGACTGTTGCGTATCTCAGTGCACCTGTTCAAGGTTGTCTGGAGGAAGCATGTGGCATTTACAATCGCATGATTCAGTTTGGAGGTTACCAGCCCCGTCTTAGCTTACACAATTCTCTTTTTAAAGCTCTCATTAGTAAACCTGGAGATGcctcaaaatattatttaaagCAGGCAGAGTTCATTTTTCATAACTTGGTAACATCTGGACTTGAAATACACAAGGACATTTATGCTGGTCTGATATGGCTCCACAGTTATCAGGACACTATAAATAGAGAAAGGATTGTTGAACTGAGGAAAGAGATGCAACAGGCAGGAATCAAAGAGGGAACAGATGTTCTTGTGTCCATCTTGCGGGCTTGCTCCAAAGAAGGGGACACAGAAGAAGCAGAACGAACTTGGCTTGAACTCCTGAAGTCTGAATGCAAACTCCCTTCTCAAGCTTTCATTTATCGAATGGAAGTCTATTCAAAGGTTAGAGAACCTATGAAATCATTGGAGATATTCAGAGGAATGCAAGAGCATTTGGGGTCTACCATTGTCATGGCATATCATAAGATCATAAAGGTGATGTGTAAAGCCAATGAAATGGAAGTTGCAGAAACTTTAATGAGCGAGTTCCAAAATAGTGGTCTAAAGGCCCTTACGCCATCTTTTATTGATCTAATGGGTATGTACTTCAATTTGAGCTTCCATGACAAAGTGGAGTCAACTTTTAACCAGTGCCTTGAGAAATGCCGTCCCAATCGAACTATTTACAATATATACTTGGATTCATTGGTGAAAATTGCTAATTTTGACAAGGCCGAGGAGACCTTCAACCTGATGCTTAGTGATGGGATGATTGGTGTCAATACTCGATCATGTAATGCAATTTTGGCTGGGTATCTCTCTTCTGGAGAGTACGTGAAGGCCGAAAagatttatgacttgatgtgccAGAAGAAATATGACATCGAATCTCAACTAATGGAAAAGCTTGAGTATATTTTGAGCTTAAACAGAAAGGTAGTTAAGAAGCCCATAAGTCAAAAACTAAGCAAAGAACAAAGGGAGATTTTGGTTGGCTTGCTTTTAGGTGGTTTGCAGATAGAATCGGATGAAGAAAGGAGGAATCATGCACTGCTTTTTGATTTCAATGAAAACTATGCTGTACATAGTATTTTGAAGAGACATGTATTTGACCTCTACCATGAGTGGTTAAATTTTCATCGTAGGCCAGATGATGAGAGTGATGACATACCTAATCGATTCTCTACAATTTCACACACTTATTTTGGCTTTTATGCAGATCAATTCTGGCCCAAAGGCCGGCCAGTGATTCCGAAGCTCATTCATCGGTGGCTGTCACCCTGTGTTCTAGCATACTGGTATATGTATGGGGGCCTCCGAACATCCTCGGGTGATATTTTGTTAAAAATAAAGGGTGGTAATCAGGATGATGTTGAGAGAATTGTCAAGACATTGAAAGCAAAATCATTGGACTCCAAGGTCAAGAGGAAGGGGAAAGTGTTTTGGATTGGTTTCCTGGGAAGCAACTCTGCCTGGTTTTGGAAGCTTACTGAACCTTACATTTTGGATGGCTTAAAAGATCTTCTAAAAGCAGATGGTCACTCCTTGGAAGCTAAAATGGCAGAAGCCCAAAGCATcagctttgataccgagtcTGATTCTGAGGAGAGGGCTTGTAATTACAACGGTAAAAGTGATCCTTGGGACAGCTAA
- the LOC122080004 gene encoding ankyrin repeat-containing protein BDA1-like, whose translation MDSRLIEVAKNGEIDALYALLGENPFILENVEKIPFINTPLHWAVLSGHTCLVEEMINLKPSFTLKLNQDGFSPLHLASMFGHLEIVKALLKDESGQCLEKQKAAMNVDGGLCNLKGREKRIPLHCAAISGHTDVLEVLLSSFPNSINALTVRKESILHLAVKFGKVEAFKVLVNWLRKHWRIDILGCKDQEGNTVLHLATSKGQYQMINVLLRNSLLVRNVVPVNAKNDKGLTALDLLMHLPGSNPDRERIKTILSKVGAKKADDIGCQLQAKTNSLLEWVSNSKIKYVSKYLKLKVDKDTPSEARNALLVIVVLISTATYQTGVSPPGGYWQNDLISNGTYVYHAGEPVWSTTSPITYNLVMLFNFAGFMLSSLLAYNLTVGFPLRGPLLLALVFMLLTYSWSTPIFYNGPASRAEYFWHANNLMLWLPVGFVVIIWAITANWMGQIWWKLSLFIGLVRE comes from the exons atggattCAAGACTGATTGAAGTGGCTAAGAATGGAGAAATAGATGCATTATATGCATTACTTGGAGAGAATCCCTTCATCCTTGAGAATGTAGAAAAGATTCCATTCATCAATACTCCTTTACATTGGGCTGTATTATCTGGTCATACATGTCTTGTGGAGGAAATGATAAATTTGAAGCCTTCTTTCACTTTGAAGCTAAACCAAGATGGATTCAGTCCCTTACACTTAGCTTCAATGTTTGGGCACTTAGAGATTGTGAAGGCACTCTTGAAAGATGAAAGTGGACAATGCCTAGAGAAACAAAAAGCAGCCATGAATGTTGATGGTGGTCTTTGTAACCTAAAAGGCAGAGAGAAGAGGATTCCTCTTCATTGTGCAGCTATTTCTGGACACACTGATGTTTTAGAAGTATTGCTCTCCAGTTTCCCAAACTCTATTAATGCTTTAACTGTTAGAAAGGAGAGTATTCTTCATCTGGCTGTGAAATTTGGTAAGGTTGAAGCCTTCAAAGTATTAGTGAATTGGCTCCGAAAGCATTGGCGAATCGACATTTTAGGCTGCAAAGACCAAGAAGGCAACACTGTCTTGCATCTTGCTACCTCAAAAGGACAATATCAG ATGATAAATGTACTTCTACGTAATAGCCTCCTTGTTAGAAATGTTGTCCCAGTAAATGCAAAGAATGACAAAGGGTTGACAGCATTGGATCTCTTAATGCATCTTCCTGGTAGTAATCCAGACAGAGAAAGAATCAAAACTATCCTATCCAAAGTGGGAGCTAAGAAAGCTGATGATATTGGGTGCCAACTACAAGCAAAGACTAATTCTCTACTGGAATGGGTATCTAATTCGAAAATCAAATATGTATCAAAGTATTTGAAATTGAAGGTAGACAAGGATACTCCAAGTGAAGCACGTAATGCATTGTTGGTGATAGTTGTTCTAATTTCCACGGCAACTTATCAAACTGGAGTTAGTCCCCCTGGTGGTTATTGGCAGAATGACCTAATATCCAATGGCACCTATGTCTACCATGCAGGAGAGCCAGTCTGGTCTACCACATCTCCAATTACATACAATTTGGTCATGCTCTTTAATTTTGCAGGGTTTATGTTGTCTTCTCTCCTTGCTTACAACCTCACAGTAGGGTTCCCTCTGAGGGGTCCTCTCCTACTAGCTCTAGTCTTTATGTTGCTTACTTATTCATGGTCTACTCCAATCTTTTATAATGGTCCAGCTAGTCGTGCTGAGTATTTCTGGCATGCTAATAATTTGATGTTATGGCTTCCAGTTGGATTTGTAGTAATAATCTGGGCCATTACAGCAAATTGGATGGGGCAGATCTGGTGGAAGCTTTCGCTATTTATTGGCCTTGTGAGGGAGTGA